TGAATTCAATTTTAAACAGAACAAGATGACTATTTTACACTACTTACGACGACGAAGATATAGCGCACCTAATGGGAAAGCGGGAAAGGTCGTATTGTCGTGTAATCAGTGATTATAAACAATATTTATAAGGCTTACCGTTTTTATCGGTAAGCCTTTTTTTTAGGAAAAATTTTAAAATATTAAGATGCAGAATAATATATATACTGAAAGCCGACGCCATTTGCGTAGTAACTGTTACCCAGGAGGGACGGATGAGCTTGTTGTATCTTGTATCGAGATATTAAATAGTAATAATTAAGCTTGCCGTTCCTGCGGTGGGCTTTTTTTGTGTAAAAATTTTATAAAAAATTATGAATATGAATAACTCCTTAGACTTTCGACGACGATGGTGCCGAAGCCTATACAACAGCAAACTAAAAGAAGAATTCTTTTTAGAGATTAATAACAAGTGGTTGTGCCTTACAGGTGTAGCGCTATTTTGGGAAACCTAGCAGTAAATTAAAATGATAGATACATCAATGGAAATTGAGCAAAAAATTTATGTCATTGTTGCAGATTTAAGGCATATAGATTATGCTACAGAAATTTGTGAAATGATTGAGCGTGCTGCAAAAATTCGCGGTACTGGTATTGCTAAAAGAAATCCTTTGTACCTCGTACAAAAAATACAGGAAGGAAAAGCAGTTATTGCTTTCGATGATAAAAAGGTAATTGGTTTCTGCTATATAGAAACCTGGGAACATGGAAAATATGTTGCCAATTCGGGTCTTATTGTTGATCCAGATTATCGTGCAGTAGGCCTGGCTAAGTCAATTAAAGCCGAGGCGTTTAAGCTGTCAAGAAAGCGTTATCCACATGCTAAAATCTTCGGATTAACCACAAGTCTTCCTGTAATGAAAATCAATTCAGATTTAGGTTATAGACCTGTAACATTCTCGGAACTAACTACCGACGAATCGTTTTGGAAAGGCTGTAGTAGTTGTGTTAATTATGACATTTTACAACGAACAGGACGAAAAATGTGCCTTTGTACAGGTATGTTATTTGATCCGAGTAAAAATGGTAGCCCTAAATCAACTAAGGAAAATAAATAAGCAATTAAAATCAATCAAAATTTAAATACAATGACAATTAATAAGAAAAAAGTAGTTTTAGCATATAGCGGAGGATTAGATACAACATATTGTGCACTTTACCTGTCTAAGGAGTTAAACATGGATGTGTACACAGCATTAGGAAACACTGGAGGTTTTAGCGAGAAAGAACTTGCCGAAATAGAAGAAAGAACAAAACAATTGGGTGTAATTGAACATGTTTCGCTGGATATAACTAAAGAATACTACGAAAAATGCATTAAATATATGATAATGGGTAATGTTTTGAAAAACAATACTTATCCTTTATCAGTTAGCTCGGAAAGAGCTTTTCAGGCTATGGCAATAGCACAATATGCTCATTCTATTGATGCAGATTATATTGCTCATGGAAGTACAGGTGCGGGAAACGATCAAATTAGATTCGATCTTATTTTTAAGATTATGGCTCCCAATGCTGAAATTATTACTCCAACTAGAGACTTAGAGCTGAGCAGAGAAACAGAAATAAATTACCTTAAAGAACATGGCATTAATGCAAATTTCGAGAAAATGAAATATTCCATTAATGCAGGAATTTGGGGAACCAGCATTGGTGGAAAAGAAACCTTAAGTTCCAATTTGCCCTTGCCAGAGGATGCTTATCCTAAACAGGTTGTGAAAACTGAACCTGAGAAATTGAGCATTGAATTTAAAGAGGGAGAACTCATTGCTGTTAATGGGGAGAAAGTATCACATCCTGTCGAAGCAATAAAAAAAATTGAGGCAGCAGGTTCTGCTTTTGGTATCGGAAGAGATATGCATATTGGAGATACCATCATAGGAACTAAAGGTAGGGTAGCCTTTGAAGCTGCAGCTCCATTAATGATTATTAATGCGCATCAAACCCTAGAAAAACATACGCTTACCAAATGGCAAATGCACTGGAAAGAACAAATTGCCAATTTTTATGGAATGTTATTACATGAAGCTCAGTATTTG
This genomic interval from uncultured Marinifilum sp. contains the following:
- a CDS encoding GNAT family N-acetyltransferase, which encodes MIDTSMEIEQKIYVIVADLRHIDYATEICEMIERAAKIRGTGIAKRNPLYLVQKIQEGKAVIAFDDKKVIGFCYIETWEHGKYVANSGLIVDPDYRAVGLAKSIKAEAFKLSRKRYPHAKIFGLTTSLPVMKINSDLGYRPVTFSELTTDESFWKGCSSCVNYDILQRTGRKMCLCTGMLFDPSKNGSPKSTKENK
- a CDS encoding argininosuccinate synthase domain-containing protein, with protein sequence MTINKKKVVLAYSGGLDTTYCALYLSKELNMDVYTALGNTGGFSEKELAEIEERTKQLGVIEHVSLDITKEYYEKCIKYMIMGNVLKNNTYPLSVSSERAFQAMAIAQYAHSIDADYIAHGSTGAGNDQIRFDLIFKIMAPNAEIITPTRDLELSRETEINYLKEHGINANFEKMKYSINAGIWGTSIGGKETLSSNLPLPEDAYPKQVVKTEPEKLSIEFKEGELIAVNGEKVSHPVEAIKKIEAAGSAFGIGRDMHIGDTIIGTKGRVAFEAAAPLMIINAHQTLEKHTLTKWQMHWKEQIANFYGMLLHEAQYLEPVMRNMETFLVDTQKNVNGTVTIQMCPKYFQVEGIESPNDLMSDLFGQYGESNEGWTADDVKGFTNILANSLKIYHTVNKK